In the genome of Ctenopharyngodon idella isolate HZGC_01 chromosome 19, HZGC01, whole genome shotgun sequence, one region contains:
- the ahdc1 gene encoding transcription factor Gibbin, protein MSRLSGRLRSGGVRLTCEALADKDCSDDEGPSLWEGDEEQGGTSVGPTDSTPASSLHYSFYSPPSLANGLRNHEEQLRRRARRRRQTECVEQVHTQEQMHIQQNTQPQMHTPQHSHSLTQSSTHLQPHTHIPMDTHMWMDTNTLTHKRTPTDTGSSLIEQDPSLIPEDLSLPSKTETHNVHVQSAPLLHTSPPPKTLSPPQYNPSSLPKEETEHNSTCKPEMDRTTDPDHVRITGQSTVMTSVEAERKYTLRSSGRPRFPCHLRKSSRLRRAAEDSMFKRELDQQDEEEEENRVWRTEEIRQMEEHPPEVCAAASSFEVLPSPAISADTPNHSMRTSEGEGIITHHAVRGKRQGRYLGVRKIVVKVARIPVHMSRRQKSYKISSLEPACAGLHGEGVPTGEGPEGAIGGEPGANVPREPTALLRMKNNGKSVMVMFPPGELPVILKRRRGRPPKQALPGQPDMHETRVGAASAAEPKKIRRRRTVKLPSPQPSYVNDTNDVKVEYADVLSKLAFLNRQPPSTGRCSPPRCWTPTEPETFHIPPENPSLSTLLHRLTGFRRRGGRAGCMGSRGGGAAGSSDSFKRSFSDFFETIGKKRKVPASEPGTPRKRGKGVAGGINRAALGDTVQGEKVRKRRSRKNGALKNCTGAQEQDWQNENSSWIGKGDRDNPEKASSYQSPCSPRGSFQSSEASKGGMYHSPGMRGVCSGEESQGMFAGYFRSLLDSDDSSDLLDISMSSPAGRQEGRKVTPGYEGGSPGAAHRWSPAFPKRSPKGAACLGEGAQLSSPQTQGSSATKPSYSYSVSQTSPTPSFPKSPALLLSRSPSSPHPSGGFPQYPPSYSAGVPQGGSIYPLPQQQQQQQQQRPSDCSFTYGTKTPSVPSAQCQMSYSNYQGSAKRGYSGYPGQPHSTIQRGDSGATSPGGSYMSVSKSSPYSLSSSPPEGCRQYTSTAQWGYRQGGNNWGSDAYGTHQFHGYSDYGVAGTGSESKDILDISNYTPQKAKQRPCPETLSESSSDSSHTGGGGMSVVGGAFRPRDVPMPEGQSSLSSLEKLMLDWNENSAGPSYNWSQNVLFQGGAKPGRGRRKKSETHNEKEACSVPPGSPASPPMQGGPKRSATGGRQPRGARGRGGFSPCQRDRPPPPKTKSQKPSTPSGSGQMGSGGLYQETLDYYSGDSSSLSPLSHAPESCEYPSPYSVHTSTPSSDERFAHVYPPDSASVSPSLSNQSDALKQYPKPGPPSQTYGHAARTFSPTLSPTPRLLPQCGSAMSPHRVPKDQFSQYDSPSYSGSPCWYGQGGSVAGSPQNYEEQRTPAVSLPSHKRDMSLMVSGMRVPSHSSYPSPLQRGPSMSTCVSGTLDSSPQHDEMGYHGNLDSYAPVGHRYAPQTARGGVLCQLLDQPSDEGFTVTSL, encoded by the coding sequence ATGAGCCGTCTGTCAGGTCGCCTGCGCTCTGGAGGTGTTCGCTTGACTTGTGAGGCACTGGCTGACAAAGACTGCAGTGATGATGAGGGCCCCTCTCTATGGGAGGGGGATGAAGAGCAGGGGGGCACATCTGTAGGACCCACTGATTCCACTCCAGCCAGCTCACTACATTACAGCTTTTATTCACCTCCCTCTTTAGCTAATGGTCTGCGGAACCATGAAGAGCAACTTCGACGTAGGGCAAGGAGACGTCGGCAGACAGAATGCGTGGAGCAAGTACACACACAAGAACAAATGCACATTCAGCAAAACACACAACCACAGATGCACACACCCCAACACTCACATTCACTCACACAGTCAAGCACACACCTGCAGCCGCATACACACATTCCAATGGATACACATATGTGGATGGACACAAACACGCTAACACACAAGCGCACACCCACAGACACTGGCTCTTCACTTATAGAGCAGGACCCCTCCCTTATTCCAGAAGACTTATCTTTACCTTCTAAGACTGAAACACATAATGTACATGTTCAGTCAGCCCCTTTGTTACATACCAGCCCTCCCCCAAAGACTCTGTCACCTCCTCAGTACAACCCTTCCTCTTTACCTAAAGAGGAGACAGAACACAATTCAACATGTAAGCCAGAAATGGATCGCACCACTGACCCAGACCACGTTCGTATAACAGGCCAATCCACTGTCATGACCTCTGTGGAGGCTGAAAGGAAGTATACTCTACGGAGCTCTGGCCGACCACGTTTCCCCTGCCATCTTCGAAAATCATCACGTTTACGTAGAGCTGCTGAGGACAGTATGTTCAAAAGGGAACTGGACCAACAGgatgaagaagaagaggagaatAGAGTCTGGAGAACAGAGGAAATAAGGCAGATGGAGGAGCATCCCCCAGAGGTGTGTGCTGCTGCCTCATCGTTTGAGGTTTTACCATCGCCGGCTATATCAGCAGATACACCAAATCATAGCATGAGAACGTCAGAAGGAGAGGGCATTATTACTCACCATGCAGTTAGAGGGAAGCGACAGGGACGTTATTTAGGTGTGAGAAAGATTGTGGTAAAAGTAGCCAGAATACCTGTTCACATGAGCCGACGACAGAAAAGCTACAAGATCTCATCCCTGGAGCCAGCGTGTGCTGGACTCCATGGAGAAGGGGTCCCAACAGGAGAGGGACCTGAGGGGGCTATAGGAGGTGAGCCAGGAGCTAATGTTCCCAGAGAGCCAACCGCACTTCTCCgcatgaaaaacaatggaaagaGTGTGATGGTAATGTTTCCACCGGGAGAGCTTCCTGTAATCTTGAAGCGACGCAGGGGGCGCCCCCCTAAACAGGCATTACCAGGACAGCCTGACATGCATGAAACCAGAGTAGGAGCAGCCAGTGCAGCAGAGCCAAAAAAAATTCGGAGGCGGCGAACAGTAAAGCTACCGTCTCCACAGCCCTCATATGTTAATGATACCAATGATGTTAAAGTAGAATATGCAGATGTCCTTTCCAAACTGGCCTTCTTAAATAGACAACCTCCCAGCACAGGCCGCTGCTCCCCTCCACGCTGCTGGACCCCAACAGAGCCTGAGACTTTCCACATACCACCAGAAAATCCATCCCTTTCCACTCTTTTGCACCGTCTCACAGGATTCCGCAGAAGAGGTGGCCGTGCAGGCTGTATGGGGAGTAGAGGAGGGGGAGCAGCTGGATCCTCTGATTCTTTTAAGAGATCATTCAGTGACTTCTTTGAAACAATTGGCAAAAAGCGCAAGGTCCCCGCATCTGAACCAGGAACTCCACGAAAAAGAGGCAAGGGTGTTGCTGGGGGAATAAATAGGGCAGCTTTAGGTGACACTGTGCAAGGTGAGAAGGTTAGAAAACGCCGGTCACGAAAGAATGGGGCTTTAAAAAATTGTACAGGTGCCCAAGAGCAAGACTGGCAAAATGAGAACAGCAGTTGGATAGGGAAAGGTGACAGAGATAATCCTGAGAAAGCAAGTAGTTATCAGAGTCCTTGTTCCCCTCGTGGAAGTTTTCAAAGCAGTGAGGCTAGTAAGGGGGGGATGTACCACAGCCCCGGTATGAGAGGGGTGTGCAGTGGAGAAGAGTCTCAGGGAATGTTTGCAGGATATTTTCGCTCTCTGCTTGATTCTGATGACTCCTCTGACCTGCTAGATATTTCCATGTCCAGCCCTGCTGGACGGCAGGAAGGCCGTAAGGTCACCCCAGGATATGAGGGTGGCAGCCCTGGTGCAGCCCATCGTTGGTCTCCTGCCTTTCCTAAAAGAAGTCCTAAAGGAGCAGCCTGTCTTGGGGAAGGAGCGCAATTATCCTCACCCCAAACTCAAGGCAGTTCAGCAACTAAACCCTCATATTCATATAGTGTCTCACAGACTTCTCCAACTCCATCCTTCCCTAAATCCCCTGCACTCTTGCTTTCCCGTTCACCCAGCTCTCCACATCCATCTGGAGGTTTTCCTCAATATCCACCTAGTTATAGTGCTGGGGTTCCTCAAGGTGGAAGTATTTACCCCCTCcctcaacagcagcagcaacagcaacagcaaAGGCCAAGTGACTGTAGCTTTACATATGGTACAAAAACTCCCTCTGTTCCCTCTGCGCAGTGTCAGATGAGTTATTCCAACTACCAGGGTTCTGCCAAGCGTGGTTATAGTGGATATCCAGGCCAACCCCATTCAACCATACAGAGAGGGGACTCTGGCGCAACCTCACCAGGTGGAAGTTATATGTCAGTGTCAAAGTCCAGCCCATATTCCTTATCCTCTTCTCCGCCTGAGGGTTGCAGACAATACACCTCTACAGCTCAGTGGGGATACAGGCAAGGGGGAAATAACTGGGGTAGTGATGCATATGGCACTCATCAGTTTCATGGTTACTCTGATTATGGGGTAGCTGGAACTGGATCAGAATCCAAAGACATTCTGGACATCTCAAACTACACACCCCAAAAAGCCAAACAGCGTCCCTGCCCTGAGACACTCTCTGAATCCTCCTCAGACTCTTCTCACACTGGTGGAGGAGGGATGAGTGTTGTGGGGGGAGCATTTCGCCCAAGGGATGTTCCTATGCCTGAGGGTCAGTCTAGCCTTTCAAGCCTGGAGAAGCTAATGCTTGACTGGAATGAGAATTCAGCAGGCCCTTCTTACAACTGGAGTCAGAATGTACTATTCCAAGGGGGGGCAAAACCAGGTCGTGGGCGAAGGAAAAAGTCTGAGACACACAATGAGAAGGAAGCATGCTCTGTTCCCCCAGGTTCACCTGCCAGTCCTCCTATGCAAGGAGGGCCAAAACGTAGTGCTACAGGTGGTAGACAGCCCAGGGGAGCCAGAGGCAGAGGAGGATTCTCTCCTTGCCAAAGAGATCGTCCCCCACCACCGAAAACCAAATCTCAAAAGCCTTCAACCCCATCAGGCTCAGGGCAGATGGGTTCAGGGGGTCTATACCAAGAAACATTGGACTACTACAGTGGAGATAGTAGTAGCCTGTCACCTCTTAGCCATGCCCCAGAGTCCTGTGAATACCCCTCTCCATATTCTGTCCACACTTCTACTCCCTCCTCAGATGAGAGATTTGCTCATGTCTATCCTCCAGACTCTGCCTCTGTGTCCCCCAGTTTATCAAATCAGTCAGATGCCCTAAAGCAGTATCCTAAACCTGGTCCTCCCTCACAGACTTATGGGCATGCTGCCAGGACTTTTAGCCCAACCCTCTCCCCAACCCCTCGGCTCTTGCCGCAGTGTGGTTCCGCCATGAGCCCACATCGGGTCCCTAAAGATCAGTTCTCCCAGTATGATTCCCCGAGTTACAGTGGCTCTCCCTGCTGGTATGGGCAAGGAGGAAGTGTCGCTGGCAGCCCCCAAAATTATGAGGAACAGCGAACACCAGCAGTCTCTTTGCCCTCCCACAAACGGGACATGTCACTGATGGTCTCTGGGATGAGAGTTCCATCCCATTCATCTTACCCTTCCCCTTTACAAAGAGGTCCTTCCATGTCAACTTGTGTGAGTGGGACACTGGACTCTTCCCCTCAGCATGATGAGATgggttaccatggtaacttgGACAGCTATGCACCCGTGGGACACCGTTATGCACCCCAAACAGCCCGGGGAGGGGTACTCTGCCAGCTTCTTGACCAGCCCAGCGATGAAGGCTTCACCGTCACCAGCCTGTAG